A single window of Cytobacillus dafuensis DNA harbors:
- a CDS encoding response regulator transcription factor, producing MGKKILVVDDEQSILTLLEYNLKQAGYDVITAMDGEEGKDLAIQENPDLIVLDLMLPKMDGIEVCKELRQNRVMTPILMLTAKDDEFDKVLGLELGADDYMTKPFSPREVIARVKAILRRTQTLTETMEKIEEELDNIQISGLKIFPDQYEAYFEEKLIELTPKEFELLLYLAKNKGRVLTRDQLLSAVWNYDFAGDTRIVDVHISHLREKIEQDTKKPIYIKTIRGLGYKLEEPK from the coding sequence ATGGGGAAGAAAATTCTAGTTGTAGATGATGAACAATCAATTTTAACATTATTGGAGTACAATCTAAAGCAGGCTGGTTATGATGTGATAACAGCTATGGACGGGGAAGAAGGAAAGGACCTTGCTATCCAAGAAAATCCTGATTTAATTGTGCTTGATCTCATGCTGCCAAAGATGGATGGAATTGAGGTTTGTAAAGAACTCCGCCAAAATAGGGTAATGACCCCAATACTAATGTTAACTGCAAAAGATGATGAATTTGATAAAGTTCTTGGTTTAGAACTAGGTGCAGATGATTATATGACGAAGCCATTTAGTCCAAGAGAAGTGATAGCAAGGGTTAAAGCGATTTTGAGAAGAACCCAAACTCTAACGGAGACGATGGAGAAAATCGAAGAGGAATTAGATAATATTCAAATTTCAGGTCTGAAAATTTTCCCTGATCAATATGAGGCATATTTTGAAGAGAAATTAATTGAATTAACACCAAAAGAGTTTGAACTTCTGCTATATTTAGCTAAAAATAAGGGCCGTGTACTGACGAGAGATCAATTATTAAGTGCGGTATGGAACTATGACTTTGCTGGTGATACAAGAATTGTTGATGTGCATATTAGCCATCTAAGAGAAAAAATTGAGCAAGATACTAAAAAGCCTATATATATAAAGACAATTCGTGGTTTAGGGTACAAGCTAGAGGAGCCTAAATAA
- the hflK gene encoding FtsH protease activity modulator HflK, with product MVSLKKIYTITGLVLLIIILGITAFTTWYTVDESDQAVILTFGKVEEGITEPGLHFKLPWPIQTVEKVSKETFSLQFGYEGKAEKMKDFPEETKMITGDEYIVLADLVVQWKITDPEKYLYNAQNPKEILYDATSASLRSIIGNSSIDDALTSGKADIEADVRDLLSSLVKNYDIGISILAVKLQDVELPNEEVRKAFTDVTDARETANTKKNEADKYVNQRMNEVKGEEAAIKLKAEGEKAARLEKARGDVAVFNKLYEEYRKNPDITKERLVLETLEQVLPSAQIYIMNDDGNTMKYFPIRPLEKELPKENELPQEKEEGSEKK from the coding sequence ATGGTTAGCTTAAAGAAAATATATACAATAACTGGACTTGTACTTTTAATTATTATTTTAGGTATTACAGCATTTACTACATGGTATACAGTTGATGAATCTGACCAAGCTGTTATTTTAACTTTTGGAAAGGTTGAGGAAGGCATAACAGAGCCTGGTCTCCATTTTAAATTACCATGGCCAATTCAAACTGTTGAAAAGGTTTCCAAAGAAACATTCAGTCTGCAATTTGGCTATGAAGGAAAAGCTGAAAAAATGAAGGACTTTCCCGAAGAAACAAAAATGATCACAGGCGATGAATACATAGTTCTAGCAGATCTAGTTGTGCAATGGAAAATCACAGATCCTGAAAAATATTTATATAATGCGCAAAATCCAAAAGAAATTCTTTATGATGCAACATCTGCTTCATTAAGAAGCATTATTGGAAATTCATCAATTGATGACGCCTTAACATCTGGAAAAGCAGATATTGAAGCAGATGTTAGAGATTTATTATCATCGCTAGTTAAGAATTATGACATTGGAATTTCTATCCTAGCAGTAAAGCTTCAAGATGTTGAACTTCCAAATGAAGAAGTCCGTAAAGCCTTTACAGATGTAACCGATGCACGTGAAACAGCGAATACGAAAAAGAATGAAGCAGATAAATATGTCAATCAACGAATGAATGAAGTGAAGGGTGAAGAGGCTGCCATTAAATTAAAGGCAGAAGGAGAGAAAGCAGCCCGCTTAGAAAAAGCACGTGGTGATGTTGCGGTTTTTAACAAGCTGTATGAAGAATATCGCAAAAATCCTGATATTACAAAAGAGCGCCTTGTTCTAGAAACACTTGAGCAAGTTCTGCCAAGTGCACAAATTTATATCATGAATGATGATGGGAACACCATGAAGTACTTCCCAATTCGTCCACTTGAAAAAGAGCTTCCAAAAGAAAATGAACTTCCACAAGAAAAAGAGGAAGGAAGTGAAAAGAAATAA
- the pnpS gene encoding two-component system histidine kinase PnpS, with protein sequence MTKFRSRLLFALITLISAVLIGLGLLLGQLFKSYYLNAFDQRLIKEIEIVSSFVEEEGGIRSFKNETIDNFSRMLDARVTVVDISGAIIYDSGKLKEPSYEEHQNNINDMIKKKGKNHYLIEDITGDDLHYYWKPVFQAGKIEGYIFLSSKMTEINNAYKQIWWLLTISLGFSFVVILLLGSRITARYTKPIESATNAAIELAKGNYRARTYEDHIDETGMLSASINVLARNLQDMRKSQEMHQDRLAALIENMGSGLILIDSKGYINMVNRAYKEIFISNSDEFINKLYYEVIQHREISSLIEEIFMTEEKIKKQMIIPLRSRKRYFEVYGAPIIGTNDVWKGVLLVFHDISDLKKLEQMRKDFVANVSHELKTPITSIKGFSETLLDGAMEDKQALEAFIKIILQESDRLQSLIHDLLDLSKIEQHSFSLNIQTFNITDTLDAVIAIVNQKAVEKEIQITFDQGHKPMHIEGDANRLKQIFINLVSNAISYTPNGGSVSLSLSETEKNIFVEVKDTGIGIEKEEINRIFERFYRVDKARSRNSGGTGLGLAIVKHIVEAHKGKIHVVSEVGKGTRFLVELNKKFPIS encoded by the coding sequence ATGACGAAATTTCGTTCACGGCTCCTTTTTGCACTAATCACTTTAATATCTGCAGTTTTAATCGGATTAGGTCTACTATTAGGGCAGCTTTTCAAAAGTTATTATTTAAATGCCTTTGATCAGCGATTAATTAAAGAAATCGAAATCGTATCAAGTTTTGTTGAAGAAGAAGGCGGTATACGATCTTTTAAAAATGAAACGATAGATAATTTTAGTAGGATGCTTGATGCTCGTGTAACAGTTGTAGATATTTCAGGAGCCATTATTTATGATAGTGGAAAGTTAAAAGAACCTAGCTATGAGGAACACCAAAACAATATTAATGATATGATCAAGAAAAAAGGTAAAAATCATTATTTAATTGAAGACATCACCGGCGATGATTTGCATTACTATTGGAAGCCAGTGTTTCAAGCTGGTAAAATCGAGGGCTATATTTTTCTTAGTTCAAAAATGACTGAAATTAATAATGCATATAAACAAATATGGTGGTTGTTAACGATTAGCCTAGGTTTTTCATTTGTTGTCATCCTTTTATTAGGTTCAAGGATTACAGCACGTTATACTAAGCCAATTGAGTCAGCAACAAATGCTGCAATTGAACTTGCAAAGGGAAATTATCGAGCCCGAACATATGAGGATCATATTGATGAGACTGGAATGCTAAGTGCTTCAATTAATGTCTTAGCAAGGAACCTGCAGGATATGAGAAAATCCCAGGAAATGCACCAAGACAGGCTGGCAGCCCTTATCGAAAACATGGGCAGCGGATTGATATTAATTGACAGCAAAGGTTACATCAACATGGTGAATCGTGCTTATAAAGAAATATTTATTTCAAATTCTGATGAATTTATAAATAAGCTATATTATGAGGTGATTCAACATCGAGAAATCAGCTCATTAATAGAAGAGATTTTTATGACAGAGGAAAAGATAAAAAAGCAAATGATCATTCCTTTAAGAAGTAGGAAACGGTATTTTGAGGTATATGGGGCGCCGATTATTGGAACGAATGATGTATGGAAGGGAGTCCTTCTAGTCTTCCATGATATCTCGGATCTGAAGAAGCTTGAACAAATGAGAAAGGATTTTGTAGCGAATGTTTCTCATGAATTAAAAACTCCGATTACTTCAATTAAAGGATTTTCAGAAACGCTATTAGATGGTGCCATGGAAGACAAACAAGCATTAGAAGCATTTATAAAAATCATTCTGCAAGAGAGTGACAGATTGCAGTCGCTCATTCATGATTTGTTGGATCTCTCAAAAATCGAACAACATAGTTTCAGTCTCAATATTCAGACATTCAATATTACAGACACACTAGATGCAGTAATTGCCATTGTAAATCAAAAAGCTGTAGAAAAGGAAATACAGATTACCTTTGATCAAGGGCATAAACCAATGCACATTGAGGGAGATGCAAATCGACTAAAACAGATTTTTATTAATTTAGTTTCGAATGCTATTTCTTATACTCCAAATGGAGGAAGTGTTTCACTTTCATTATCAGAAACAGAAAAAAATATTTTTGTAGAAGTAAAAGACACTGGGATCGGAATAGAAAAAGAAGAAATAAATAGGATATTTGAGCGATTCTATAGAGTGGATAAAGCACGAAGCCGTAATTCTGGAGGAACAGGGCTAGGGCTTGCTATAGTAAAACATATAGTAGAGGCGCATAAAGGAAAAATTCATGTTGTAAGTGAGGTTGGTAAAGGGACAAGATTCTTAGTAGAATTGAATAAAAAATTTCCGATTAGCTAA
- the hflC gene encoding protease modulator HflC has protein sequence MSDQNVVNINEHGQNNFEWRKYIKVGIFFVILLVLLGLIFSNLFVVKEGEFKVVRQFGEVVKIIDEPGLNYKIPFVQSVSTLPKHQLTYDVSEAEINTKDKKRMIIDNYAVWRIEDPKKMIANARTLEGAESRMEEFIYSVTRAELGRLNYADIINDGKSSRGSLNDQITEKVNELLEKDNYGIVVTDVRIKRTDLPAENEQSVYTRMISERQSTAQEYLSKGDAEKNKIIANTDKQVREILAKAQADAETIRAEGEAGAAKIYNEAFSKDPNFYSLYRTLESYKKTINGETVIVLPSDSPYARLLMGYTE, from the coding sequence ATGTCTGATCAAAATGTAGTGAATATAAATGAACATGGCCAAAATAATTTTGAGTGGAGAAAATATATAAAAGTGGGAATATTTTTTGTAATCCTACTCGTGTTGCTCGGGCTGATTTTTAGTAATCTTTTTGTTGTGAAAGAGGGAGAATTTAAAGTAGTTCGCCAGTTTGGTGAAGTTGTTAAAATTATAGATGAACCTGGTCTTAATTATAAAATTCCGTTTGTGCAAAGCGTATCAACACTTCCAAAACATCAATTAACGTATGATGTATCAGAAGCAGAGATTAATACTAAAGATAAAAAGCGGATGATTATTGATAATTATGCTGTCTGGCGAATTGAAGATCCAAAGAAAATGATCGCTAATGCTAGGACGTTAGAGGGTGCAGAATCAAGAATGGAAGAGTTCATTTATTCTGTCACTCGTGCAGAACTTGGTCGTTTAAATTATGCTGATATTATTAACGATGGTAAATCATCACGCGGTTCATTAAATGACCAAATCACTGAAAAGGTAAATGAACTATTAGAAAAAGATAATTATGGGATAGTTGTGACGGATGTTCGTATTAAACGAACAGATTTGCCAGCTGAGAATGAGCAATCTGTGTACACTAGAATGATTTCTGAGCGCCAATCGACAGCTCAAGAATATTTATCAAAAGGGGATGCAGAGAAAAATAAAATAATCGCTAACACGGATAAGCAGGTTAGGGAAATATTAGCAAAAGCTCAAGCAGATGCTGAAACGATTCGTGCTGAAGGTGAAGCAGGAGCAGCAAAAATTTATAATGAAGCTTTTTCAAAGGATCCGAACTTCTATTCTTTATACAGAACTCTTGAATCATATAAAAAGACAATTAACGGCGAAACGGTCATTGTATTGCCGTCTGATTCTCCATATGCCCGCTTGCTAATGGGTTATACTGAATAA
- the polA gene encoding DNA polymerase I: MYLKKLVLIDGNSIAYRAFFALPLLNNDKGIHTNAVYGFTMMLSKILEDEKPTHILVAFDAGKTTFRHKTFSEYKGGRQKTPPELSEQFPFIRELLDAYRISRYELENYEADDIIGTLSLQAEKDGYEVKVISGDKDLTQLSSSLTTVAITRKGITDIEEYTPSYIQEKYGITPERIIDMKGLMGDSSDNIPGVPGVGEKTALKLLKEFGTLESLLDSVEHVSGKKLKEKLEEFKDQALMSKELATITREAPVDIQISEIEYEGFDKEKVVSIYKELGFNSLLDKLGDETAGTDEVNLEEIDFTIVKELTEEIFSDENAFYVEILEDNYHYADILGFSITNDKGNFYISTETALSSPIFKQWAEDESKKKFVYDAKRSEVSLRHHGIHLAGISFDLLIASYLIDPSETIEDVASAVKKHGYTSVQSNEAFYGKGAKRKVPEEELLAEHLSRKADALMSLKDKLDNELQENQQAELFYDLELPLSLILADMESSGIKMDLDRLKKMGEEIQGKLVDIEARIHELAGEKFNINSPKQLGVILFEKLGLPVFKKTKTGYSTSADVLEKLEQDHEIIKEILHYRQLGKLQSTYIEGLLKIANKENEKVHTRFNQALTQTGRLSSTDPNLQNIPIRLEEGRKIRQAFIPSNKDWVIFAADYSQIELRVLAHIAEDEKLIDAFKKDMDIHTKTAMEVFHVSEEEVTSNMRRHAKAVNFGIVYGISDYGLSQSLGISRKEAGNFIDRYLESYPGVKQYMEEIVIDAKQKGFVSTLLNRRRYLPEITSRNFNLRSFAERTAMNTPIQGSAADIIKKAMIDMAARLKNENLKTKLLLQVHDELIFEAPKEEIEVLKKIVPEVMENAVELKVPLKVDFSYGPTWFDAK, encoded by the coding sequence ATTTATTTGAAAAAATTAGTCTTAATTGATGGTAACAGCATTGCTTATCGCGCATTTTTTGCTCTGCCATTGCTGAATAATGATAAAGGAATACATACAAATGCTGTCTATGGATTTACAATGATGCTATCAAAAATACTTGAGGATGAAAAACCTACTCATATCCTTGTAGCGTTTGATGCGGGAAAAACTACATTTCGCCATAAGACTTTTAGTGAATATAAGGGTGGAAGACAAAAAACACCTCCTGAATTATCAGAACAATTTCCGTTTATTCGAGAACTTTTAGACGCTTATAGGATTTCACGGTATGAGCTTGAGAATTATGAAGCGGATGATATTATAGGAACTCTGTCACTTCAAGCTGAAAAAGATGGTTATGAGGTAAAGGTTATATCAGGAGACAAAGACTTAACCCAATTAAGCTCAAGTTTGACAACGGTTGCGATCACCCGCAAAGGAATTACGGATATTGAGGAATATACACCTTCTTATATTCAAGAAAAATATGGAATCACTCCAGAACGAATTATTGATATGAAGGGATTAATGGGGGATAGCTCTGATAATATTCCTGGTGTGCCCGGTGTAGGTGAAAAGACAGCCTTAAAATTACTCAAGGAATTTGGAACTCTTGAGTCTCTTCTTGATTCTGTCGAGCATGTTAGCGGGAAAAAGCTAAAGGAAAAACTAGAAGAATTTAAGGACCAGGCTTTAATGAGTAAAGAACTGGCAACGATTACGAGAGAAGCTCCCGTTGATATACAAATTAGTGAAATCGAATACGAAGGATTCGACAAAGAAAAAGTCGTTAGCATATATAAAGAGCTTGGATTTAATTCCTTATTAGACAAGCTTGGTGACGAAACAGCTGGTACAGACGAAGTAAATCTAGAAGAAATTGATTTTACCATTGTAAAAGAATTAACAGAGGAAATTTTTTCTGATGAAAATGCTTTTTATGTAGAGATATTGGAAGATAATTACCACTATGCTGATATCCTTGGTTTTTCCATTACGAATGATAAAGGCAATTTCTATATTTCAACAGAGACAGCACTTTCTTCGCCTATTTTTAAACAATGGGCAGAGGATGAGAGCAAGAAAAAATTTGTTTATGATGCTAAGAGATCAGAGGTCTCACTACGACACCATGGAATTCATTTAGCTGGAATAAGCTTTGATTTGCTTATCGCTTCTTACCTGATCGATCCATCTGAAACGATTGAAGATGTCGCATCTGCTGTAAAAAAACATGGCTATACATCTGTTCAATCAAATGAAGCATTTTATGGAAAGGGAGCAAAAAGAAAGGTGCCAGAAGAAGAGTTGCTTGCAGAGCATCTTTCTAGAAAAGCAGATGCCCTTATGTCTTTAAAGGATAAGTTGGACAATGAACTTCAGGAAAATCAGCAAGCAGAGTTATTCTATGATTTGGAATTGCCTTTATCACTAATTTTGGCTGACATGGAGTCTTCAGGGATTAAGATGGATCTCGACCGTTTAAAGAAAATGGGAGAGGAAATACAAGGAAAGCTTGTAGATATTGAAGCAAGGATTCATGAATTAGCAGGGGAAAAATTTAATATCAATTCACCAAAACAACTAGGTGTTATTTTATTTGAAAAGTTAGGGCTTCCTGTATTTAAGAAGACAAAAACTGGCTATTCCACGTCTGCAGATGTTCTTGAAAAGCTTGAACAGGATCATGAAATTATCAAGGAAATACTTCATTACAGACAGTTAGGAAAGCTTCAATCTACCTATATAGAAGGATTACTTAAAATCGCAAATAAAGAAAATGAAAAAGTTCATACGAGATTTAATCAGGCCCTTACCCAAACAGGCAGACTAAGCTCAACAGATCCGAACCTTCAAAACATCCCAATTAGGCTTGAAGAAGGAAGAAAGATTAGACAAGCTTTTATTCCATCTAATAAGGATTGGGTTATTTTTGCAGCAGATTATTCTCAGATTGAATTAAGGGTGCTAGCCCACATTGCAGAAGATGAAAAGTTAATTGATGCATTTAAAAAGGACATGGATATTCATACAAAAACAGCTATGGAAGTGTTCCATGTAAGTGAAGAGGAAGTTACTTCTAATATGCGTCGCCATGCCAAGGCTGTAAATTTTGGAATTGTGTATGGAATTAGTGATTACGGTCTGTCTCAAAGCCTTGGTATTTCGCGCAAAGAAGCAGGAAATTTCATTGACCGTTATTTAGAAAGTTATCCAGGCGTGAAACAATATATGGAAGAGATCGTAATAGATGCGAAACAAAAAGGCTTTGTATCTACTTTGCTTAACCGTAGAAGGTATCTCCCTGAGATTACTAGCAGAAATTTCAATCTTCGCAGCTTTGCAGAACGTACTGCAATGAATACACCTATTCAAGGAAGTGCGGCAGATATTATTAAAAAAGCAATGATTGATATGGCTGCTCGTCTAAAAAATGAAAACTTGAAAACAAAGCTACTTCTTCAAGTTCATGATGAATTAATATTTGAAGCGCCGAAAGAAGAAATTGAAGTGCTGAAGAAAATAGTACCCGAGGTAATGGAAAATGCGGTTGAATTAAAAGTCCCGCTTAAAGTTGATTTCTCATACGGACCAACGTGGTTTGATGCAAAATAG
- the icd gene encoding NADP-dependent isocitrate dehydrogenase yields the protein MQGEKITVSNGKLNVPNNPIVPFIEGDGTGPDIWASASRVLDAAVEKAYNGERKIVWKEVLAGEKAFNQTGEWLPSETLEVIDEFLIAIKGPLTTPIGGGIRSLNVALRQELDLYVCLRPVRWFEGVPSPVKRPQDTDMVIFRENTEDIYAGIEYAKGTDEVKKLISFLQNEFGVNKIRFPETSGIGIKPVSEEGTSRLVRAAIEYAIKEGRKSLTLVHKGNIMKFTEGAFKNWGYELAEREYGDKVFTWAQYDRIKDEQGVEAANKAQADAEAAGKIIVKDAIADIFLQQILTRPNEFDVVATMNLNGDYISDALAAQVGGIGIAPGANINYVTGHAIFEATHGTAPKYAGLDKVNPSSVILSGVLMLEHLGWNEAASMIVKSMEKSIASKVVTYDFARLMEGATEVKCSEFGDELIKNME from the coding sequence ATGCAAGGTGAAAAAATCACGGTTAGTAATGGTAAATTAAACGTTCCAAATAATCCAATTGTCCCATTTATTGAAGGAGACGGAACTGGTCCTGACATTTGGGCTTCTGCTTCTAGAGTACTGGATGCTGCTGTAGAAAAAGCATATAATGGCGAACGTAAAATTGTCTGGAAGGAAGTATTAGCTGGAGAAAAGGCGTTCAATCAAACAGGTGAATGGCTTCCTTCTGAAACATTAGAAGTAATTGATGAATTTTTAATCGCAATTAAAGGTCCACTAACAACTCCAATCGGAGGCGGTATTCGTTCATTGAATGTTGCACTTCGCCAAGAATTAGACTTATATGTTTGTCTGCGTCCAGTACGCTGGTTTGAAGGAGTACCATCGCCTGTAAAGCGTCCACAAGATACAGATATGGTTATTTTCCGTGAAAACACTGAAGATATCTATGCAGGAATTGAATATGCAAAAGGCACGGATGAAGTGAAAAAATTAATCTCTTTCCTTCAAAATGAATTTGGTGTTAATAAAATTCGTTTCCCAGAAACTTCTGGAATCGGTATTAAGCCTGTATCAGAAGAGGGTACTAGCCGTTTAGTTCGTGCAGCAATTGAATATGCTATTAAAGAAGGCCGCAAATCACTTACGCTTGTACACAAGGGCAATATTATGAAATTTACTGAAGGAGCATTTAAAAACTGGGGTTATGAGTTAGCTGAAAGAGAATATGGTGACAAAGTATTCACTTGGGCACAGTATGATCGTATTAAAGATGAGCAAGGCGTAGAAGCAGCGAATAAAGCACAAGCTGATGCAGAAGCTGCTGGTAAGATTATCGTTAAAGATGCGATCGCTGATATCTTCTTACAACAAATTCTTACGCGTCCAAATGAGTTCGATGTTGTAGCAACAATGAACCTAAATGGCGACTATATTTCTGACGCACTTGCTGCACAAGTTGGAGGAATTGGTATTGCTCCTGGAGCAAACATCAACTACGTTACAGGACATGCAATCTTTGAAGCAACTCATGGAACTGCTCCAAAATATGCTGGTTTAGACAAAGTGAATCCTTCATCTGTCATTCTATCTGGTGTGTTAATGCTTGAACATCTAGGATGGAACGAAGCTGCTAGCATGATTGTGAAATCAATGGAAAAATCAATTGCTTCTAAAGTTGTTACTTATGACTTTGCTCGCTTAATGGAAGGTGCAACAGAAGTGAAATGCTCTGAATTTGGTGATGAATTAATTAAGAATATGGAGTAA
- the mdh gene encoding malate dehydrogenase, giving the protein MSLKRKKISVIGGGFTGATTAFLLAQKELGDVVLVDIPQMENPTKGKALDMLEASPVQGFDANITGTSSYDDTTDSDIVVVTAGIARKPGMSRDDLVQTNQKIMKSVAQEIAKHSPNCFIVVLTNPVDAMTYTIFKESGFPKNRVIGQSGVLDTARFRTFVSQELNLSVKDITGFVLGGHGDDMVPLVRYSYAGGIPLETLIPKDRLDAIVERTRKGGGEIVNLLGNGSAYYAPAASLVEMCEAILKDQRRVLPSIAYLEGEYGYEGIYLGVPTILGANGIEKVIELELTADEKAALDKSVEAVRSVMAVLV; this is encoded by the coding sequence ATGTCATTAAAGCGTAAAAAGATTTCTGTTATTGGTGGCGGTTTTACAGGAGCAACAACTGCTTTTTTACTAGCACAAAAAGAGCTTGGTGATGTCGTACTCGTTGATATTCCACAAATGGAAAATCCGACAAAAGGTAAGGCTTTAGATATGCTTGAAGCAAGTCCTGTTCAAGGCTTTGATGCAAATATTACAGGAACTTCAAGTTATGATGATACGACCGACTCTGATATCGTTGTTGTAACAGCAGGTATTGCACGTAAGCCGGGCATGAGTCGAGATGATTTAGTTCAAACAAACCAAAAAATCATGAAAAGTGTTGCACAGGAGATTGCTAAACACTCCCCTAATTGCTTTATTGTTGTATTAACAAATCCTGTGGATGCAATGACTTACACCATTTTTAAAGAGTCTGGTTTTCCAAAAAACCGTGTAATTGGACAGTCTGGAGTTCTTGATACTGCTCGCTTCCGTACATTTGTTTCTCAAGAATTAAATCTTTCAGTAAAAGATATTACTGGATTTGTTCTTGGTGGCCATGGCGATGATATGGTTCCGTTAGTACGTTATTCTTATGCTGGCGGTATTCCGCTTGAAACTTTAATTCCGAAAGACCGTCTTGATGCAATCGTTGAACGTACTCGTAAAGGCGGCGGAGAAATTGTGAATCTGCTAGGAAACGGTAGTGCATACTATGCACCAGCAGCGTCTCTAGTAGAAATGTGTGAAGCAATTCTTAAAGACCAGCGCCGTGTACTTCCTTCCATTGCTTATCTAGAAGGAGAGTATGGTTACGAAGGAATCTACTTAGGTGTACCGACAATCCTAGGTGCTAACGGTATTGAAAAAGTGATCGAGCTTGAGCTTACTGCAGATGAAAAAGCAGCTCTTGATAAGTCTGTTGAAGCTGTACGCAGTGTAATGGCTGTATTAGTGTAA
- a CDS encoding MaoC/PaaZ C-terminal domain-containing protein: MLLGKKRKLGRGIEEISVGEKLTLTEKIEDKDLLLYLGLTNDASPLYIQHDYASQTPYKKPIVPSIMLNGIINSAVSKYLPGPGSHILKQDIEYLKPVYHYGTVQFLFEVTEVSNSSHTIQIKVQGTNEEEETVIRGSLLVCPPHRIQGMDGEALENF; this comes from the coding sequence ATGTTACTTGGAAAAAAGAGGAAGTTAGGAAGAGGAATCGAAGAAATTTCTGTTGGCGAAAAACTTACATTAACAGAGAAAATAGAGGATAAAGATTTATTATTGTATCTTGGACTTACTAATGATGCGAGCCCGCTTTATATCCAGCATGATTATGCATCACAAACTCCTTATAAAAAGCCAATTGTTCCTAGTATTATGCTAAATGGAATTATAAACTCTGCCGTTTCGAAATATTTACCAGGTCCCGGAAGCCATATACTAAAGCAGGATATCGAATATCTTAAGCCAGTATATCATTACGGAACTGTTCAGTTTCTTTTTGAGGTTACAGAGGTTAGCAATAGTAGTCATACAATTCAAATTAAAGTACAAGGTACAAATGAAGAAGAAGAAACGGTTATTCGTGGATCATTACTTGTATGTCCCCCACATCGCATTCAAGGTATGGATGGCGAAGCACTTGAAAATTTTTAA
- the citZ gene encoding citrate synthase, producing MTVTRGLEGVVATTSSISSIIDDTLTYVGYDIDDLAENASFEEVIYLLWHRQLPNQVQLEELKNQLAENAELPQEVLEHFKMYPINKVHPMAALRTAVSLLGLYDEDVDLMDKESNYKKAIRLQAKMPAIVTAFARIRKGLEPIAPRKDLCFAANFLYMLSGKEPEAIAVEALDKALVLHADHELNASTFTARVCVATLSDVYSGVTSAIGALKGPLHGGANEAVMNMLSEIGTLENVDTYIREKLEKKEKIMGFGHRVYRKGDPRAKHLRAMSQKLTELTGEPHWYEMSTRIESIVTGEKNLPPNVDFYSASVYHSLGIDHDLFTPIFAVSRVSGWLAHILEQYENNRLIRPRADYTGPGMQKYIPIEQRG from the coding sequence ATGACAGTAACACGCGGTCTTGAAGGGGTAGTGGCTACAACATCATCTATCAGCTCAATCATTGATGATACATTAACATATGTTGGATATGATATTGATGATTTAGCTGAAAATGCAAGTTTTGAAGAAGTAATATATTTGCTTTGGCACAGACAGCTTCCGAATCAAGTCCAACTAGAGGAATTAAAAAATCAATTAGCTGAGAATGCAGAATTACCACAAGAAGTTTTGGAACATTTTAAAATGTATCCTATCAATAAAGTACACCCGATGGCTGCCCTTCGTACGGCTGTGTCTCTTTTAGGCTTATATGATGAAGATGTAGATTTAATGGATAAAGAGTCAAACTATAAAAAAGCAATTCGTTTGCAAGCGAAAATGCCAGCAATTGTTACCGCATTTGCACGGATCAGAAAAGGTCTAGAACCAATTGCTCCAAGAAAGGACCTTTGCTTTGCCGCGAACTTCTTATACATGCTATCAGGAAAAGAACCCGAAGCAATTGCAGTTGAAGCTTTAGATAAAGCATTAGTTCTACATGCTGATCATGAATTAAATGCGTCAACATTTACAGCTCGTGTTTGCGTAGCTACTTTATCAGATGTATATTCAGGGGTTACATCAGCAATTGGTGCTTTGAAAGGACCATTACACGGAGGTGCCAATGAAGCAGTTATGAACATGCTGTCTGAAATTGGTACACTTGAAAACGTAGATACTTATATTCGTGAGAAGCTTGAAAAGAAAGAAAAAATAATGGGCTTTGGTCATCGAGTTTATCGCAAGGGTGACCCTAGAGCTAAGCATTTAAGAGCAATGTCTCAAAAATTAACAGAGCTGACAGGTGAACCACATTGGTATGAAATGTCAACACGAATTGAAAGCATCGTAACTGGTGAGAAGAATCTGCCGCCAAATGTTGATTTCTACTCTGCATCTGTTTATCATAGCTTAGGAATTGATCATGATTTATTCACGCCAATCTTTGCTGTAAGCCGTGTTTCTGGATGGCTTGCTCATATTCTAGAGCAATATGAGAATAACCGTTTAATCCGTCCGCGTGCAGATTATACAGGACCGGGTATGCAAAAGTATATTCCGATTGAGCAAAGAGGATAA